A window from Sinanaerobacter sp. ZZT-01 encodes these proteins:
- a CDS encoding AbrB/MazE/SpoVT family DNA-binding domain-containing protein: protein MNAKNTYRIIDSKGRVLIPKDMRSASGLDYGDIVKLNVRQGAVSIQKVALIEVGDQSPEAVEAYVRAAIKRMPDETQLSLITDLTELLKQRKEN from the coding sequence ATGAACGCTAAAAACACATACCGCATTATCGACAGTAAGGGCAGAGTACTGATTCCCAAGGACATGCGCTCTGCATCCGGATTGGACTACGGCGATATCGTGAAGCTGAATGTCCGTCAGGGTGCAGTCAGCATTCAGAAGGTGGCGCTTATCGAGGTAGGCGACCAGTCGCCTGAAGCGGTGGAAGCCTATGTTCGTGCTGCCATTAAGCGTATGCCGGATGAAACTCAGCTTAGCCTCATCACCGATTTAACGGAGCTGCTCAAGCAAAGGAAGGAGAATTAA
- a CDS encoding DNA adenine methylase, producing the protein MNSIISWVGGKKALRELIYQRMPKEFGRYIEVFGGGGWVLFGRPVDTAMEVYNDFNYDLTNMFRCAKEQTLALIQELNFLPLNGRDEFGVLRRYLEKQEFTSEYLAKELELAERYISPLEYEDIRQILTEKAVMNDVKRAAAFYKLIRYSYGSGCTSFGCQPFDIRKAFHLLWQANVRLKDTVIENKDFEDLIRQYDRENAFIYCDPPYYQTEGHYAVEFRKEDHYRLRDTLTACKGKFLVSYNDCEFIRELYKDFQIESVSRLNNLAQRYDNGSEYAEVLISNYDTGERLLDMPSQLNLFDAGFFFDQ; encoded by the coding sequence ATGAACAGCATCATCAGCTGGGTGGGTGGAAAAAAAGCATTGCGGGAGCTAATCTATCAGCGGATGCCCAAAGAGTTCGGGCGGTATATTGAGGTTTTCGGCGGCGGTGGATGGGTGCTGTTTGGTCGGCCGGTTGATACCGCCATGGAGGTGTACAACGATTTTAACTACGACCTCACGAACATGTTCCGGTGTGCTAAGGAGCAAACCCTTGCACTGATTCAGGAACTGAATTTCCTGCCGCTGAATGGGCGAGATGAGTTTGGTGTGCTTCGCAGATATTTGGAGAAGCAGGAATTCACTAGTGAGTATCTCGCAAAGGAGTTAGAACTTGCCGAGCGATATATCTCCCCACTTGAGTACGAAGACATCCGGCAGATTCTTACAGAAAAGGCAGTCATGAATGATGTCAAGCGTGCCGCCGCCTTCTATAAACTCATTCGATACAGTTACGGAAGCGGATGCACCAGCTTCGGCTGTCAGCCCTTTGATATCCGGAAAGCCTTTCACCTGCTCTGGCAGGCAAATGTTCGTTTAAAGGATACGGTCATAGAGAACAAGGACTTTGAAGACCTCATCCGACAGTACGACAGAGAAAATGCTTTCATTTATTGCGATCCTCCCTACTATCAGACAGAAGGACATTACGCTGTTGAATTCAGAAAGGAGGATCATTACCGTTTGCGGGATACGCTGACAGCCTGCAAGGGTAAGTTTCTGGTCAGCTACAATGACTGCGAATTCATTCGGGAGCTGTATAAAGACTTTCAGATTGAATCGGTCAGCCGTCTTAATAATCTGGCACAGCGCTATGACAATGGCAGTGAGTACGCCGAGGTGCTGATTTCCAACTATGATACCGGCGAAAGGTTGCTGGATATGCCATCACAGCTCAATCTTTTTGACGCCGGTTTTTTCTTTGACCAATAA